From the genome of Tsukamurella pulmonis:
GTGGGTGCTCGACCCGATCGACGGGACCAAGAACTACGTCCGCGCGGTCCCTGTCTGGTCCACCCTCATCGCCCTCCTCGAGGACGGCGTCCCGACGGTCGGCGTCGTCTCGGCGCCCGCGTTGCGCCGCCGCTGGTTCGCCTCCGCCGGGGCGGGCACGTTCACGCAGTTCGACGGTGGCGCGCCCCGCCGGATCTCCGTCTCGGGGGTCCGAGAGATCGCGGACGCGTCGATCTCCTTCTCGGATCTGTCCTACTTCCCCGACGCCGGATCGCGCGAACGCTTCCTGTCCCTGGCCGCCGAGGCCTGGCGCCTGCGCGGCTACGGGGACTTCTGGAGCTACTGCCTGGTGGCCGAGGGCGCCGTCGACGTCGCGGTGGAGCCGGAGGTCTCGTTGTGGGACCTGGCCGCGGTCGAGATCGTCGTCCGGGAGGCCGGGGGCCTGTTCAC
Proteins encoded in this window:
- the hisN gene encoding histidinol-phosphatase, which codes for MSSAPSNPVTPDLALALTLADAADELTMARFGALDLEVDAKPDLTPVSDADLATETLIRERLAAERPGDAVLGEEFGGEPVFSGRQWVLDPIDGTKNYVRAVPVWSTLIALLEDGVPTVGVVSAPALRRRWFASAGAGTFTQFDGGAPRRISVSGVREIADASISFSDLSYFPDAGSRERFLSLAAEAWRLRGYGDFWSYCLVAEGAVDVAVEPEVSLWDLAAVEIVVREAGGLFTGTDGTPGPHAGSAVAANPVLHPEVLRRLAP